In a single window of the Struthio camelus isolate bStrCam1 chromosome 37, bStrCam1.hap1, whole genome shotgun sequence genome:
- the ZNHIT1 gene encoding zinc finger HIT domain-containing protein 1, with amino-acid sequence MVEKKVSGRCPEAAQRRVLDRATRQRRLNRQLEALENDNFGDDPQAGLPRPGKRLPHFADTAETGKKKKKTRGDHFKVRFRKNFQALLEEQNLNAAEGPNYVSACAGPSRLPQRHFCAVCGFPSAYTCVCCGARYCSSRCLGTHQDTRCLKWTV; translated from the exons ATGGTGGAGAAGAAAGTGTCAG GCCGATGCCCGGAAGCGGCGCAGCGCCGGGTGCTCGACCGGGCGACCCGGCAGCGACGCCTCAACCGCCAACTCGAAGCCCTGGAGAACGATAATTTCGGCGACGACCCCCAGGCCGGGCTGCCCCGACCCGGCAAGCGGCTGCCCCACTTCGCCGACACCGCCGAgacag ggaagaagaagaagaagacgcGGGGCGACCACTTCAAAGTGCGCTTCCGCAAGAACTTCCAGGCGCTGCTGGAGGAGCAG AACCTGAACGCGGCCGAGGGTCCCAACTACGTGTCGGCCTGCGCCGGCCCCTCGCGCCTGCCCCAGCGCCACTTCTGCGCCGTCTGCGGCTTCCCCTCCGCCTACACCTGCGTCTGCTGCGGCGCCCGCTACTGCTCCAGCCGCTGCCTCGGCACCCACCAGGACACCCG